Proteins found in one Capra hircus breed San Clemente chromosome 20, ASM170441v1, whole genome shotgun sequence genomic segment:
- the SLC6A19 gene encoding sodium-dependent neutral amino acid transporter B(0)AT1 has translation MVRLALPNPGLEARIPSLGELERIEQEESSSRPKWDNKAQYMLTCVGFCVGLGNVWRFPYLCQSHGGGAFMIPFLVLLVLEGIPLLYLEFAIGQRLRKGSVGVWSAIHPALKGLGIASMFVSFMVGLYYNTIIAWVMWYFFNSFQEPLPWSQCPLNANQTGYVEECARSSSVDYFWYRETLNISTSIDDSGSVQWWILLALTCAWSVLYVCTIRGIETTGKAVYITSTLPYVVLTIFLIRGLTLKGATSGIVFLFTPNVSELAKPAAWLDAGAQVFYSFSLAFGGLISFSSYNPVHNNCEMDSVIVSVINGFTSVYAATVVYSIIGFRATERYDDCFRMNILTLINGFDLPEGNVTQENFAEVQQRCNASDPAAYAELRFQACDMDTFLSQGVEGTGLAFIVFTEAITKMPVAPLWSVLFFIMLFCLGLSSMFGNMEGVVVPLQDLNIIPKKWPKELLTGLICLGTYLIAFIFTLNSGQYWLSLLDSYAGSIPLLVIAFFEMVSVVYVYGVDRFNRDIEFMIGHKPNIFWQVTWRVVSPLLMLAIFLFFFVIEVREELTYNIWDPAYEEFPKSKEIKYPGWVYAVVVLVAGVPCLVIPGFAIYKLIRNHFQRPGDQRALVSSPSAASVNGGLWS, from the exons ATGGTGAGGCTGGCGCTGCCCAACCCTGGCCTGGAGGCCCGGATCCCGTCGCTGGGCGAGCTGGAGCGCATCGAGCAGGAGGAGAGCAGCTCGCGGCCCAAGTGGGACAACAAGGCCCAGTACATGCTGACCTGTGTGGGCTTCTGCGTGGGCCTGGGCAACGTGTGGCGTTTTCCTTACCTGTGCCAGAGCCACGGCGGAG GAGCATTCATGATCCCGTTCCTCGTCCTGCTGGTCCTGGAGGGGATCCCGCTGCTGTACCTGGAGTTCGCCATCGGGCAGCGGCTGCGCAAGGGCAGCGTGGGCGTCTGGAGCGCCATCCACCCGGCCCTCAAGGGCTTAG GCATCGCGTCCATGTTCGTGTCCTTCATGGTGGGCCTCTACTACAACACCATCATCGCCTGGGTCATGTGGTATTTCTTCAACTCCTTCCAGGAACCCCTGCCTTGGAGCCAGTGCCCGCTCAATGCCAACCAGACAG GTTACGTGGAGGAGTGTGCCCGCAGCTCCTCCGTGGACTACTTCTGGTACCGCGAGACCCTCAACATCTCCACCTCCATTGACGACTCGGGCTCCGTGCAGTGGTGGATCCTGCTGGCCCTGACGTGCGCCTGGAGCGTGCTCTACGTCTGCACCATCCGGGGCATCGAGACCACCGGGAAG GCCGTGTACATCACGTCCACGCTGCCCTACGTCGTCCTGACCATCTTTCTCATCCGGGGCCTGACGCTGAAGGGAGCCACCAGCGGCATCGTCTTCCTCTTCACGCCCAAC GTCTCGGAGCTGGCCAAGCCGGCTGCCTGGCTGGACGCAGGGGCCCAAGTGTTCTACTCCTTCTCCCTGGCCTTCGGGGgcctcatctccttctccagctaCAACCCTGTCCA CAACAACTGCGAGATGGACTCGGTCATCGTGTCTGTGATCAACGGCTTCACGTCCGTGTACGCGGCCACCGTGGTCTACTCCATCATCGGCTTCCGAGCCACCGAACGCTACGACGACTGCTTCCGCAT GAACATCCTGACGCTCATCAACGGGTTCGACCTGCCCGAAGGCAACGTGACGCAGGAGAACTTCGCTGAGGTGCAGCAGCGCTGCAACGCCTCCGACCCCGCGGCCTACGCCGAGCTCCGGTTCCAGGCCTGCGACATGGACACCTTCCTCTCGCAG GGCGTGGAGGGCACCGGGCTGGCCTTCATCGTCTTCACTGAGGCCATCACCAAGATGCCGGTGGCGCCCCTCTGGTCCGTCCTCTTCTTCATCATGCTCTTCTGCCTGGGCCTGTCGTCCATGTTCGGCAACATGGAGGGTGTGGTCGTGCCCCTGCAGGACCTCAACATCATCCCCAAGAAGTGGCCCAAGGAGCTGCTTACAG GCCTCATCTGCCTGGGCACGTACCTCATCGCCTTCATTTTCACACTGAACTCCGGCCAGTACTGGCTGTCGCTCCTGGACAGCTACGCGGGCTCCATCCCCCTGCTCGTCATCGCCTTCTTCGAGATGGTCTCCGTGGTCTACGTGTACGGCGTGGACAG GTTCAACAGGGACATCGAGTTCATGATCGGCCACAAGCCCAACATCTTCTGGCAGGTCACATGGCGAGTGGTGAGCCCCCTGCTGATGCTTGCCATCTTCCTGTTCTTCTTCGTGATCGAGGTCAGGGAGGAGCTGACGTACAACATCTGGGACCCAGCCTAT GAGGAATTTCCCAAATCCAAGGAAATCAAGTACCCAGGCTGGGTGTACGCTGTGGTGGTCCTTGTTGCTGGGGTCCCCTGCCTGGTCATCCCCGGCTTCGCCATCTACAAGCTCATCAGGAACCACTTCCAGAGGCCAGGGGACCAGCGGGCGCTCGTCAGCTCGCCGTCCGCGGCCTCAGTGAATGGTGGCCTGTGGTCCTAG